A genomic segment from Asterias amurensis chromosome 6, ASM3211899v1 encodes:
- the LOC139938302 gene encoding uncharacterized protein isoform X4 — protein MSKGKSMFHFSFHRKTDNYAVAQSARAVGMKSSDANQYADNLVKVVPSSNSSNSTTPKDDFIIGERVIVSGNKRGYIQFLGETKFAPGQWAGVVLDDAVGKNDGSVSGVRYFQCEPKRGVFARPDKLSRESAAGSAKLASAVAGQGASRPTGLPSAPRMGTRVASPRGSVTKLPPSAIKTSGIVEETTGDNTGLKGGDRVMVSGTKLGTLRYIGTTEFAKGDWAGVDLDEELGKNDGAVAGTRYFQCQPKHGLFAPIHKVAKVRGKPRPINSDLVTREKRSSSTSSLSSMGSTTSGVARNSGLPPVDSNSPRSQDVSRRSGTAAPQAEKRNGFGFKAENAHMHGHSAEESHNESGVVATVTQPLHHASPVHSRRRENDSGHGKEALESTHQAEHDLAAVRNQYEQYMKDSEENLDSLKSLVESADREKVELLQQLEEERRKLEDLQFRLEEANINSTDLKAEQQEESARVRTLKERLVEENQRASKLQGEVDTLQVNFEEKDFKIAELEAESATYQEQIDFLQKEKQSALELVAQQEYNKLVQKQREGMLTQRDLEIAGMQERIASMNKDKKVQEEELAQMKEQIQERLLKQQQSASTVEDLKKKLSEQESSYNNLASSVQELKNTCADLERKYKASEDRCNQLVQDKQKLEGDIAHMMKSSGDSSEQLVNLNEQLRTKERRVEELLAELSDANQSVAKLKDTLNQSSELAGKDSKMAAERHQQEMDRYLLEISTLQANLATSTAKVTQLLETHKAEVEALTATHVEALSEVKGQAEKQKEVTEKLRSEEESLNRSLKELEHRVEKLTTEKTQAESTLAQTNKEKDKLREELDQTLTEKQQLLLAKAELTLRHDETSGKYKQLQEQMDKEGFSATEQQLALQDARSSLEKITQERDTALRERTEALAQAQESQMKLESKVSEIEMVRQDGEKKYQEQLQQNAETTKESDEGLKEMRSQLETANQSLEEISSEKARLESEKAQLQKQLDDSHSQGNDLKQQTSKELEVLRISLDKLTKEKEVLSLEKQTALQEKEVLLQEQDIIKKEKETALQESQQAVLERESLLKEKEAISEEKSNVTKEKDTILELKASAERQAQEAERQAQEAEVQRVALEGEVEGLRRQVDVYKQQMETVKQATEEGQSNMGSLQAQLAEARCESDARQHKADQLEAEAAKLKESVAELMKTSQAKQELEADFAKASKELQELKERLEAETTGYEAERDSVQNTLDVTTSLVVEKEKEIQQQSVEISSLRGELTLLGSYKSSVERLEEEKISLEDQTKDLRFALQQAEQQALQAAQQISRDVDVDVDGDPLLDKLQEEREMAEGQVTFLNSVIVDLQRKNDELRARVEIMEEGGMNGAHNDMSLDDMDLELTNRMPPPRLFCDICDVFDLHDTEDCPLQSSSDSPPPTQYHGSRHEERAYCDICEVFGHWTENCDDEQTY, from the exons ATGTCGAAGGGAAAGTCCATGTTCCACTTCAGTTTCCATCGGAAGACGGATAATT ATGCAGTTGCCCAATCAGCTAGAGCGGTTGGCATGAAATCCTCCGATGCCAACCAATACGCAGATAATCTTGTCAAGGTTGTCCCCTCTTCAAATTCGTCAAACTCTACAACACCAAAAGATGACTTCATCATCGGAGAGCGAGTCATTGTCAGTGGTAACAAGCGAGGCTACATTCAATTCCTCGGTGAGACAAAATTTGCTCCCGGCCAATGGGCCGGGGTTGTTCTGGACGATGCCGTCGGGAAAAACGATGGCTCGGTCAGTGGAGTCCGTTATTTTCAATGTGAGCCCAAAAGAGGCGTCTTTGCACGCCCGGATAAACTCTCGCGAGAGTCTGCGGCAGGAAGTGCTAAACTGGCATCAGCTGTAGCCGGACAAGGCGCATCGAGGCCCACTGGGTTGCCATCGGCACCTAGAATGGGTACAAGGGTAGCATCGCCCAGAGGTTCGGTCACTAAGTTACCCCCCTCGGCTATAAAGACATCAGGGATTGTAGAAGAAACTACCGGGGACAATACTGGGTTAAAG GGGGGAGATCGTGTAATGGTCAGTGGTACTAAACTTGGGACCCTGCGCTACATCGGCACCACTGAGTTTGCCAAGGGGGACTGGGCAGGGGTAGATCTGGATGAGGAGCTTGGTAAAAATGATGGCGCTGTGGCAGGAACAAG GTACTTCCAGTGCCAGCCTAAGCATGGTCTTTTTGCACCAATCCACAAAGTGGCTAAGGTCCGGGGTAAACCTAGACCCATCAACTCCGACTTGGTCACACGGGAGAAGAGAAGCAGTAGCACCAGCTCCCTCAGCTCTATGGGTTCAACAACCTCGGGTGTCGCCAGGAATTCAGGTTTACCGCCAGTAGACTCCAACTCTCCGAGGTCTCAAGATGTTTCTCGGAGATCAGGCACAGCTGCGCCTCAG GCGGAAAAACGAAATGGCTTTGGTTTTAAAGCTGAAAACGCGCACATGCATGGCCATTCTGCTGAGGAATCACACAACGAGTCCGGTGTGGTTGCGACGGTAACGCAGCCACTGCACCATGCATCCCCAGTCCACAGTCGTCGGAGAGAAAATGACTCTGGCCACGGCAAAGAGGCTCTGGAG TCAACGCACCAAGCAGAGCATGATCTAGCTGCTGTCAGGAACCAATATGAACAG TACATGAAGGATAGCGAGGAGAACCTTGATTCCTTGAAGTCATTGGTGGAATCAGCTGACAGAGAGAAAGTGGAGCTACTACAGCAACTTGAGGAAGAGAGGAG GAAGTTGGAAGACCTTCAGTTTCGGTTAGAAGAGGCAAACATCAACTCCACAGACCTCAAG GCGGAGCAGCAAGAGGAGTCGGCGAGAGTCCGAACCTTGAAGGAGAGATTAGTAGAGGAGAATCAGAGAGCGTCCAAACTACAGGGGGAGGTGGATACCTTACAG GTTAACTTTGAGGAGAAAGATTTCAAGATAGCGGAGCTAGAGGCGGAGTCAGCAACGTACCAGGAGCAAATTGACTTCCTCCAGAAGGAGAAACAGAGTgccctggaactggttgcccagCAGGAGTACAACAAGCTAGTACAGAAACAACGGGAGGGGATGCTGACCCAGAGAGACCTGGAGATTGCCGGAATGCAGGAGAGGATCGCATCCATGAACAAAGATAAGAAGGTGCAGGAGGAGGAGCTGGCTCAGATG AAAGAACAAATACAAGAGCGTCTCTTAAAACAACAACAGTCAGCAAGTACAGTAGAGG ATTTAAAAAAGAAGCTGTCCGAGCAAGAGTCTTCCTACAACAATTTAGCGTCCTCAGTCCAGGAATTAAAGAATACATGTGCAG ATTTAGAACGGAAATATAAAGCAAGTGAGGACAGATGTAATCAACTAGTACAAGATAAACAAAAATTG GAGGGAGACATAGCTCATATGATGAAGAGCTCTGGGGATAGCTCAGAGCAGCTGGTAAACCTCAATGAGCAGCTAAGAACCAAGGAAAG ACGTGTGGAAGAGTTACTAGCGGAGCTCTCCGATGCCAACCAATCGGTAGCCAAGCTTAAGGACACGCTAAACCAGAGCAGCGAATTGGCTGGGAAGgattccaagatggccgccgaGAGGCATCAGCAGGAAATGGACAGATATCTGCTGGAGATAAGCACTCTG CAAGCGAACTTGGCGACCTCGACTGCCAAGGTCACCCAACTCCTAGAGACACACAAGGCGGAGGTGGAGGCGTTGACCGCGACCCATGTCGAGGCTCTctctgaggtcaaaggtcaggcgGAGAAACAGAAGGAGGTGACGGAGAAGCTCAGGTCGGAGGAGGAGAGTCTGAACCGTTCGCTGAAGGAGTTGGAGCACAGGGTGGAGAAGTTAACG ACAGAGAAGACGCAGGCAGAGTCCACTCTAGCACAGACAAACAAAGAGAAGGACAAACTAAGAGAGGAGCTGGATCAGACGTTAACTGAGAAGCAGCAGTTGCTTCTAGCCAAGGCTGAGCTGACTCTACGACACGATGAGACCTCAGGGAAATACAAGCAGCTACAGGAACAGATGGATAAAGAGGGATTTTCAGCTACTGAG CAACAACTGGCTCTACAAGACGCCAGGTCCAGTCTAGAGAAGATCACCCAGGAGCGAGACACGGCTCTGAGGGAGAGGACGGAGGCCTTGGCTCAGGCCCAGGAATCCCAGATGAAGCTGGAGAGTAAAGTGTCAGAGATCGAGATGGTGAGACAGGACGGTGAGAAGAAATATCAGGAGCAGCTGCAACAAAATGCCGAGACAACCAAGGAGAGTGACGAGGGGTTGAAAGAGATGAGGAGTCAATT AGAGACGGCAAACCAGAGCCTAGAAGAAATTTCATCAGAGAAAGCCAGGTTAGAGTCTGAGAAAGCACAACTTCAGAAGCAACTTGACGACTCTCATTCACAAGGGAATGACCTAAAACAACAG ACCAGCAAAGAGTTAGAGGTGCTGAGAATATCCCTTGACAAGctaacaaaagaaaaagaagtccTCTCCCTTGAGAAACAAACTGCCCTCCAAGAAAAGGAGGTCCTGCTCCAAGAGCAAGACATCATCAAGAAAGAGAAGGAAACAGCTCTTCAGGAAAGCCAACAGGCTGTCTTGGAACGAGAAAGTCTCCTCAAAGAAAAGGAAGCCATCTCGGAAGAGAAGAGCAACGTCACCAAGGAGAAGGATACGATCCTTGAGTTGAAGGCTTCTGCCGAGAGGCAAGCGCAGGAGGCGGAGAGGCAAGCGCAGGAAGCGGAGGTGCAGAGGGTGGCTTTGGAAGGAGAGGTAGAAGGCTTAAGGCGACAGGTGGATGTGTACAAGCAGCAGATGGAGACGGTTAAACAGGCTACAGAAGAGGGTCAGAGCAATATGGGATCCTTGCAGGCGCAGCT AGCTGAAGCAAGATGTGAGTCTGATGCCAGACAACACAAAGCAGACCAGCTAGAAGCTGAGGCAGCCAAACTTAAAGAATCAGTAGCAGAATTGATGAAGACCAGCCAAGCCAAACAAGAG TTGGAAGCCGATTTTGCCAAAGCAAGTAAAGAACTGCAGGAGTTGAAAGAAAG GCTGGAGGCAGAGACTACGGGTTACGAGGCCGAACGGGATTCAGTTCAGAACACACTGGATGTGACCACTTCATTAGTCGTTGAAAAGGAAAAGGAGAtacagcagcagagtgtggag ATATCAAGTCTAAGGGGAGAATTGACTCTACTAGGGAGCTACAAGTCGTCTGTGGAGAGGTTAGAAGAAGAGAAGATCAGCCTTGAGGATCAGACTAAGGATCTACGCTTTGCCCTTCAGCAAGCTGAGCAGCAAGCACTCCAAGCTGCTCAACAAATCTCCAGAGATGTGGACGTTGATGTAGACG GTGACCCATTACTAGACAAGCTTCAAGAGGAAAGAGAAATGGCAGAAGGACAG GTCACTTTTCTGAACTCGGTGATTGTCGACCTCCAGCGGAAGAACGATGAGCTAAGAGCAAGAGTtgagatcatggaggaaggaggAATGAACGGAGCCCATAACGACATGTCGCTTGATGATATGGA TCTTGAGTTAACCAATCGGATGCCGCCACCTCGTCTGTTCTGTGATATCTGCGATGTGTTTGACCTTCACGATACGGAAGACTGCCCTCTACAGTCCAGTTCGGATAGTCCTCCACCGACCCAGTACCATGGCTCCAGGCACGAGGAGCGAGCTTACTGCGATATATGTGAAG TATTTGGGCATTGGACGGAAAATTGTGATGACGAGCAAACCTACTGA
- the LOC139938302 gene encoding uncharacterized protein isoform X1: protein MATPRSGLKPPSRISKPGGILRPGSLTSQTVKVEASLLHATRIKDAVAQSARAVGMKSSDANQYADNLVKVVPSSNSSNSTTPKDDFIIGERVIVSGNKRGYIQFLGETKFAPGQWAGVVLDDAVGKNDGSVSGVRYFQCEPKRGVFARPDKLSRESAAGSAKLASAVAGQGASRPTGLPSAPRMGTRVASPRGSVTKLPPSAIKTSGIVEETTGDNTGLKGGDRVMVSGTKLGTLRYIGTTEFAKGDWAGVDLDEELGKNDGAVAGTRYFQCQPKHGLFAPIHKVAKVRGKPRPINSDLVTREKRSSSTSSLSSMGSTTSGVARNSGLPPVDSNSPRSQDVSRRSGTAAPQAEKRNGFGFKAENAHMHGHSAEESHNESGVVATVTQPLHHASPVHSRRRENDSGHGKEALESTHQAEHDLAAVRNQYEQYMKDSEENLDSLKSLVESADREKVELLQQLEEERRKLEDLQFRLEEANINSTDLKAEQQEESARVRTLKERLVEENQRASKLQGEVDTLQVNFEEKDFKIAELEAESATYQEQIDFLQKEKQSALELVAQQEYNKLVQKQREGMLTQRDLEIAGMQERIASMNKDKKVQEEELAQMKEQIQERLLKQQQSASTVEDLKKKLSEQESSYNNLASSVQELKNTCADLERKYKASEDRCNQLVQDKQKLEGDIAHMMKSSGDSSEQLVNLNEQLRTKERRVEELLAELSDANQSVAKLKDTLNQSSELAGKDSKMAAERHQQEMDRYLLEISTLQANLATSTAKVTQLLETHKAEVEALTATHVEALSEVKGQAEKQKEVTEKLRSEEESLNRSLKELEHRVEKLTTEKTQAESTLAQTNKEKDKLREELDQTLTEKQQLLLAKAELTLRHDETSGKYKQLQEQMDKEGFSATEQQLALQDARSSLEKITQERDTALRERTEALAQAQESQMKLESKVSEIEMVRQDGEKKYQEQLQQNAETTKESDEGLKEMRSQLETANQSLEEISSEKARLESEKAQLQKQLDDSHSQGNDLKQQTSKELEVLRISLDKLTKEKEVLSLEKQTALQEKEVLLQEQDIIKKEKETALQESQQAVLERESLLKEKEAISEEKSNVTKEKDTILELKASAERQAQEAERQAQEAEVQRVALEGEVEGLRRQVDVYKQQMETVKQATEEGQSNMGSLQAQLAEARCESDARQHKADQLEAEAAKLKESVAELMKTSQAKQELEADFAKASKELQELKERLEAETTGYEAERDSVQNTLDVTTSLVVEKEKEIQQQSVEISSLRGELTLLGSYKSSVERLEEEKISLEDQTKDLRFALQQAEQQALQAAQQISRDVDVDVDGDPLLDKLQEEREMAEGQVTFLNSVIVDLQRKNDELRARVEIMEEGGMNGAHNDMSLDDMDLELTNRMPPPRLFCDICDVFDLHDTEDCPLQSSSDSPPPTQYHGSRHEERAYCDICEVFGHWTENCDDEQTY, encoded by the exons ATGCAGTTGCCCAATCAGCTAGAGCGGTTGGCATGAAATCCTCCGATGCCAACCAATACGCAGATAATCTTGTCAAGGTTGTCCCCTCTTCAAATTCGTCAAACTCTACAACACCAAAAGATGACTTCATCATCGGAGAGCGAGTCATTGTCAGTGGTAACAAGCGAGGCTACATTCAATTCCTCGGTGAGACAAAATTTGCTCCCGGCCAATGGGCCGGGGTTGTTCTGGACGATGCCGTCGGGAAAAACGATGGCTCGGTCAGTGGAGTCCGTTATTTTCAATGTGAGCCCAAAAGAGGCGTCTTTGCACGCCCGGATAAACTCTCGCGAGAGTCTGCGGCAGGAAGTGCTAAACTGGCATCAGCTGTAGCCGGACAAGGCGCATCGAGGCCCACTGGGTTGCCATCGGCACCTAGAATGGGTACAAGGGTAGCATCGCCCAGAGGTTCGGTCACTAAGTTACCCCCCTCGGCTATAAAGACATCAGGGATTGTAGAAGAAACTACCGGGGACAATACTGGGTTAAAG GGGGGAGATCGTGTAATGGTCAGTGGTACTAAACTTGGGACCCTGCGCTACATCGGCACCACTGAGTTTGCCAAGGGGGACTGGGCAGGGGTAGATCTGGATGAGGAGCTTGGTAAAAATGATGGCGCTGTGGCAGGAACAAG GTACTTCCAGTGCCAGCCTAAGCATGGTCTTTTTGCACCAATCCACAAAGTGGCTAAGGTCCGGGGTAAACCTAGACCCATCAACTCCGACTTGGTCACACGGGAGAAGAGAAGCAGTAGCACCAGCTCCCTCAGCTCTATGGGTTCAACAACCTCGGGTGTCGCCAGGAATTCAGGTTTACCGCCAGTAGACTCCAACTCTCCGAGGTCTCAAGATGTTTCTCGGAGATCAGGCACAGCTGCGCCTCAG GCGGAAAAACGAAATGGCTTTGGTTTTAAAGCTGAAAACGCGCACATGCATGGCCATTCTGCTGAGGAATCACACAACGAGTCCGGTGTGGTTGCGACGGTAACGCAGCCACTGCACCATGCATCCCCAGTCCACAGTCGTCGGAGAGAAAATGACTCTGGCCACGGCAAAGAGGCTCTGGAG TCAACGCACCAAGCAGAGCATGATCTAGCTGCTGTCAGGAACCAATATGAACAG TACATGAAGGATAGCGAGGAGAACCTTGATTCCTTGAAGTCATTGGTGGAATCAGCTGACAGAGAGAAAGTGGAGCTACTACAGCAACTTGAGGAAGAGAGGAG GAAGTTGGAAGACCTTCAGTTTCGGTTAGAAGAGGCAAACATCAACTCCACAGACCTCAAG GCGGAGCAGCAAGAGGAGTCGGCGAGAGTCCGAACCTTGAAGGAGAGATTAGTAGAGGAGAATCAGAGAGCGTCCAAACTACAGGGGGAGGTGGATACCTTACAG GTTAACTTTGAGGAGAAAGATTTCAAGATAGCGGAGCTAGAGGCGGAGTCAGCAACGTACCAGGAGCAAATTGACTTCCTCCAGAAGGAGAAACAGAGTgccctggaactggttgcccagCAGGAGTACAACAAGCTAGTACAGAAACAACGGGAGGGGATGCTGACCCAGAGAGACCTGGAGATTGCCGGAATGCAGGAGAGGATCGCATCCATGAACAAAGATAAGAAGGTGCAGGAGGAGGAGCTGGCTCAGATG AAAGAACAAATACAAGAGCGTCTCTTAAAACAACAACAGTCAGCAAGTACAGTAGAGG ATTTAAAAAAGAAGCTGTCCGAGCAAGAGTCTTCCTACAACAATTTAGCGTCCTCAGTCCAGGAATTAAAGAATACATGTGCAG ATTTAGAACGGAAATATAAAGCAAGTGAGGACAGATGTAATCAACTAGTACAAGATAAACAAAAATTG GAGGGAGACATAGCTCATATGATGAAGAGCTCTGGGGATAGCTCAGAGCAGCTGGTAAACCTCAATGAGCAGCTAAGAACCAAGGAAAG ACGTGTGGAAGAGTTACTAGCGGAGCTCTCCGATGCCAACCAATCGGTAGCCAAGCTTAAGGACACGCTAAACCAGAGCAGCGAATTGGCTGGGAAGgattccaagatggccgccgaGAGGCATCAGCAGGAAATGGACAGATATCTGCTGGAGATAAGCACTCTG CAAGCGAACTTGGCGACCTCGACTGCCAAGGTCACCCAACTCCTAGAGACACACAAGGCGGAGGTGGAGGCGTTGACCGCGACCCATGTCGAGGCTCTctctgaggtcaaaggtcaggcgGAGAAACAGAAGGAGGTGACGGAGAAGCTCAGGTCGGAGGAGGAGAGTCTGAACCGTTCGCTGAAGGAGTTGGAGCACAGGGTGGAGAAGTTAACG ACAGAGAAGACGCAGGCAGAGTCCACTCTAGCACAGACAAACAAAGAGAAGGACAAACTAAGAGAGGAGCTGGATCAGACGTTAACTGAGAAGCAGCAGTTGCTTCTAGCCAAGGCTGAGCTGACTCTACGACACGATGAGACCTCAGGGAAATACAAGCAGCTACAGGAACAGATGGATAAAGAGGGATTTTCAGCTACTGAG CAACAACTGGCTCTACAAGACGCCAGGTCCAGTCTAGAGAAGATCACCCAGGAGCGAGACACGGCTCTGAGGGAGAGGACGGAGGCCTTGGCTCAGGCCCAGGAATCCCAGATGAAGCTGGAGAGTAAAGTGTCAGAGATCGAGATGGTGAGACAGGACGGTGAGAAGAAATATCAGGAGCAGCTGCAACAAAATGCCGAGACAACCAAGGAGAGTGACGAGGGGTTGAAAGAGATGAGGAGTCAATT AGAGACGGCAAACCAGAGCCTAGAAGAAATTTCATCAGAGAAAGCCAGGTTAGAGTCTGAGAAAGCACAACTTCAGAAGCAACTTGACGACTCTCATTCACAAGGGAATGACCTAAAACAACAG ACCAGCAAAGAGTTAGAGGTGCTGAGAATATCCCTTGACAAGctaacaaaagaaaaagaagtccTCTCCCTTGAGAAACAAACTGCCCTCCAAGAAAAGGAGGTCCTGCTCCAAGAGCAAGACATCATCAAGAAAGAGAAGGAAACAGCTCTTCAGGAAAGCCAACAGGCTGTCTTGGAACGAGAAAGTCTCCTCAAAGAAAAGGAAGCCATCTCGGAAGAGAAGAGCAACGTCACCAAGGAGAAGGATACGATCCTTGAGTTGAAGGCTTCTGCCGAGAGGCAAGCGCAGGAGGCGGAGAGGCAAGCGCAGGAAGCGGAGGTGCAGAGGGTGGCTTTGGAAGGAGAGGTAGAAGGCTTAAGGCGACAGGTGGATGTGTACAAGCAGCAGATGGAGACGGTTAAACAGGCTACAGAAGAGGGTCAGAGCAATATGGGATCCTTGCAGGCGCAGCT AGCTGAAGCAAGATGTGAGTCTGATGCCAGACAACACAAAGCAGACCAGCTAGAAGCTGAGGCAGCCAAACTTAAAGAATCAGTAGCAGAATTGATGAAGACCAGCCAAGCCAAACAAGAG TTGGAAGCCGATTTTGCCAAAGCAAGTAAAGAACTGCAGGAGTTGAAAGAAAG GCTGGAGGCAGAGACTACGGGTTACGAGGCCGAACGGGATTCAGTTCAGAACACACTGGATGTGACCACTTCATTAGTCGTTGAAAAGGAAAAGGAGAtacagcagcagagtgtggag ATATCAAGTCTAAGGGGAGAATTGACTCTACTAGGGAGCTACAAGTCGTCTGTGGAGAGGTTAGAAGAAGAGAAGATCAGCCTTGAGGATCAGACTAAGGATCTACGCTTTGCCCTTCAGCAAGCTGAGCAGCAAGCACTCCAAGCTGCTCAACAAATCTCCAGAGATGTGGACGTTGATGTAGACG GTGACCCATTACTAGACAAGCTTCAAGAGGAAAGAGAAATGGCAGAAGGACAG GTCACTTTTCTGAACTCGGTGATTGTCGACCTCCAGCGGAAGAACGATGAGCTAAGAGCAAGAGTtgagatcatggaggaaggaggAATGAACGGAGCCCATAACGACATGTCGCTTGATGATATGGA TCTTGAGTTAACCAATCGGATGCCGCCACCTCGTCTGTTCTGTGATATCTGCGATGTGTTTGACCTTCACGATACGGAAGACTGCCCTCTACAGTCCAGTTCGGATAGTCCTCCACCGACCCAGTACCATGGCTCCAGGCACGAGGAGCGAGCTTACTGCGATATATGTGAAG TATTTGGGCATTGGACGGAAAATTGTGATGACGAGCAAACCTACTGA